From Cellulomonas fimi ATCC 484, a single genomic window includes:
- a CDS encoding cellulose binding domain-containing protein codes for MGRLARAARWAAVGVSTLLAAAVLAPPAAAAGGSGPYPADHETSSTLPNHTIYRPATLPSRPMPVLVWGNGACSGNGTSAANFLREIASHGVLVISNGAPNGSGSTTAAMLTQSIDWAFTESTRSGSALRGRIDTTRVAAAGFSCGGLEAYAVSGDPRVTTTMIFSSGLLNDADDYQLRRLDHPVAYVIGGPGDIAYPNAMDDWGKLPAGLPAFMGNLPVGHGGTYDQPNGGEFGRVAALWARWQLLGDTDAGRAFVGRDCGLCTDGRWTVQQKNLVLGPTPTPTPTPTPTPTPTVTPTPTPSPTGGAACTATYTVVNQWPGGFVANVDVTARQPLAGWTVRVALPSGASATSVWNGVSSGPAATPTVRNAAWNGTLSAGQSTGFGFQGVGTGAGATVTCDAA; via the coding sequence ATGGGACGACTCGCTCGGGCGGCACGCTGGGCCGCGGTCGGCGTCAGCACGCTCCTCGCCGCGGCGGTCCTGGCACCACCGGCGGCAGCGGCCGGCGGCTCGGGCCCCTACCCCGCCGACCACGAGACGTCGAGCACCCTGCCGAACCACACCATCTACCGGCCGGCGACGCTCCCGTCGCGCCCGATGCCCGTCCTCGTGTGGGGCAACGGCGCGTGCTCCGGCAACGGCACGTCGGCGGCGAACTTCCTGCGCGAGATCGCGTCGCACGGGGTCCTCGTCATCTCCAACGGCGCCCCGAACGGCTCCGGCTCCACGACCGCGGCGATGCTCACGCAGTCGATCGACTGGGCCTTCACCGAGAGCACGCGGTCCGGCAGCGCGCTGCGGGGGCGCATCGACACCACCCGGGTCGCGGCAGCCGGCTTCTCGTGCGGCGGCCTGGAGGCCTACGCCGTCTCGGGCGACCCCCGCGTGACGACCACGATGATCTTCAGCAGCGGCCTGCTCAACGACGCCGACGACTACCAGCTCCGGCGCCTCGACCACCCGGTCGCGTACGTCATCGGCGGCCCCGGCGACATCGCCTACCCGAACGCGATGGACGACTGGGGCAAGCTGCCCGCCGGGCTGCCCGCGTTCATGGGCAACCTGCCCGTCGGCCACGGCGGCACCTACGACCAGCCGAACGGCGGCGAGTTCGGCCGGGTCGCGGCCCTGTGGGCGAGGTGGCAGCTCCTGGGTGACACGGACGCGGGCCGCGCGTTCGTCGGCCGGGACTGCGGGCTGTGCACGGACGGACGGTGGACGGTCCAGCAGAAGAACCTCGTCCTGGGCCCGACGCCGACCCCGACGCCGACCCCCACGCCGACGCCCACCCCCACCGTGACGCCCACCCCCACGCCTTCCCCCACCGGCGGCGCGGCGTGCACCGCTACCTACACGGTCGTCAACCAGTGGCCGGGCGGCTTCGTCGCGAACGTCGACGTGACCGCGCGGCAGCCGCTGGCCGGGTGGACCGTCCGGGTCGCGCTCCCGTCGGGCGCGTCGGCGACCTCGGTGTGGAACGGCGTGAGCTCCGGCCCCGCCGCGACGCCGACCGTCCGCAACGCCGCCTGGAACGGCACGCTGTCCGCGGGGCAGTCGACCGGGTTCGGCTTCCAGGGCGTCGGCACGGGCGCGGGCGCGACCGTGACCTGCGACGCCGCCTGA
- a CDS encoding epoxide hydrolase family protein codes for MEPVTAHLPEGTLADLRARLARTRWPPTLPEVGWDRGVPADVLRDLVDAWLRHDWTPWQDRLDALPQVVTHVDGQRVHALHVRSHDPDALALVLTHGWPGSILDWLPVVERLRDTFHLVVPSLPGFGFSTPLAGPGWDYPRIARACAALMAHLGYTRYGAAGGDSGSIVSPWLARVDPVHVVGVHVHGSLDVPDVDASLLDTAEAERLAAAHRRTAEDTGYAVLQGTRPHTVAYALHDSPVAQLAWVADKVHDWGAWPPDVDHLLATATLYWCTGAGATSAHLYRETRGAPPLPPSDVPTAVALFPTDPTVRRVAAQQHRLVRWTEHAAGSHFAAVDAPDALAADLRAFFDPLRR; via the coding sequence ATGGAGCCCGTCACCGCGCACCTGCCCGAGGGGACGCTGGCCGACCTGCGGGCCCGCCTGGCCCGGACCCGTTGGCCCCCGACGCTGCCCGAGGTCGGCTGGGACCGCGGCGTGCCGGCCGACGTCCTGCGCGACCTCGTCGACGCCTGGCTCCGGCACGACTGGACGCCCTGGCAGGACCGGCTCGACGCGCTGCCGCAGGTCGTGACGCACGTCGACGGCCAGCGCGTGCACGCGCTGCACGTGCGCAGCCACGACCCCGACGCGCTCGCGCTCGTCCTCACGCACGGCTGGCCCGGCTCGATCCTTGACTGGCTGCCCGTCGTCGAGCGGCTGCGGGACACCTTCCACCTCGTCGTCCCCAGCCTGCCCGGGTTCGGCTTCTCGACGCCGTTGGCCGGTCCCGGCTGGGACTACCCGCGCATCGCCCGCGCCTGTGCCGCGCTCATGGCACACCTCGGGTACACCCGGTACGGCGCGGCCGGCGGTGACTCCGGCTCGATCGTCTCGCCGTGGCTCGCGCGCGTGGACCCCGTGCACGTGGTCGGTGTCCACGTGCACGGGTCGCTCGACGTGCCGGACGTCGACGCGTCTTTGCTCGACACCGCCGAGGCCGAGCGCCTCGCCGCGGCCCACCGCCGCACGGCCGAGGACACCGGGTACGCGGTGCTGCAGGGCACGCGCCCGCACACCGTCGCCTACGCGCTGCACGACTCGCCGGTCGCGCAGCTCGCGTGGGTCGCGGACAAGGTGCACGACTGGGGCGCCTGGCCGCCCGACGTCGACCACCTGCTCGCCACGGCCACGCTGTACTGGTGCACCGGCGCCGGCGCGACCTCCGCCCACCTCTACCGCGAGACGCGCGGCGCGCCCCCGCTGCCGCCGAGCGACGTCCCCACCGCGGTCGCGCTCTTCCCGACCGACCCGACGGTCCGCCGCGTCGCCGCGCAGCAGCACCGCCTCGTGCGGTGGACCGAGCACGCCGCCGGCTCGCACTTCGCAGCCGTCGACGCGCCCGACGCGCTCGCCGCGGACCTGCGCGCCTTCTTCGACCCGCTCCGGCGCTGA
- a CDS encoding VOC family protein: MLRGIATVNVYAADHAAASRWYTEVLGIEPYFQRPGYHEFRVGDLQQELGIIDRRYAPAGEPDAPGGAVVHWHVDDLPHAVDRLLELGATLREPVTERGEGFVTASVVDPFGNVLGVMSNPH, from the coding sequence GTGCTCCGTGGGATCGCCACCGTGAACGTCTACGCCGCCGACCACGCCGCCGCCTCGCGGTGGTACACCGAGGTGCTCGGCATCGAGCCCTACTTCCAGCGCCCCGGGTACCACGAGTTCCGCGTGGGCGACCTCCAGCAGGAGCTCGGCATCATCGACCGCCGGTACGCGCCCGCCGGCGAGCCGGACGCGCCCGGCGGCGCCGTCGTGCACTGGCACGTGGACGACCTGCCGCATGCCGTCGACCGCCTGCTGGAGCTCGGCGCGACCCTGCGCGAGCCGGTCACCGAGCGCGGCGAGGGGTTCGTCACGGCCTCCGTCGTCGACCCGTTCGGCAACGTGCTCGGCGTGATGTCGAACCCCCACTAG
- a CDS encoding SRPBCC family protein, protein MTIDALEQVGLVAREVRTGERGGRPTKVAEARRTYRAEVEDVWDALTSAERLPRWFLPVSGDLRVGGRYQLEGNAGGTVEACERPGRLAVTWEYNGEVSWVEVHLAPAGDGTELRLVHEAHVDPAFWEQFGPGAVGVGWDLALWGLATHLATRAAVDPAAAEAWTVGPEGRAFVTTAATGWADAAAADGDDPAAAREAGARTIAFYTGQEAPTGDAAAPADGDEQTR, encoded by the coding sequence ATGACGATCGACGCACTGGAGCAGGTCGGGCTGGTCGCACGCGAGGTGCGCACGGGGGAGCGGGGCGGGCGGCCCACCAAGGTCGCCGAGGCGCGCCGCACCTACCGCGCCGAGGTCGAGGACGTCTGGGACGCGCTCACCAGCGCCGAGCGGCTGCCCCGCTGGTTCCTGCCGGTCAGCGGCGACCTGCGGGTCGGCGGCCGCTACCAGCTCGAGGGCAACGCGGGGGGCACGGTCGAGGCGTGCGAGCGCCCCGGACGCCTCGCGGTGACCTGGGAGTACAACGGCGAGGTCAGCTGGGTCGAGGTCCACCTCGCGCCCGCCGGCGACGGCACCGAGCTGCGGCTCGTCCACGAGGCGCACGTCGACCCCGCCTTCTGGGAGCAGTTCGGCCCGGGCGCCGTCGGTGTCGGCTGGGACCTGGCGCTGTGGGGGCTCGCGACGCACCTCGCGACGCGCGCCGCCGTCGACCCCGCCGCCGCCGAGGCGTGGACGGTCGGACCCGAGGGTCGGGCCTTCGTCACGACGGCGGCGACCGGCTGGGCCGACGCGGCCGCGGCCGACGGGGACGACCCCGCCGCGGCCCGCGAGGCGGGCGCCCGGACCATCGCGTTCTACACGGGCCAGGAGGCCCCGACGGGTGACGCGGCTGCGCCCGCCGACGGGGACGAGCAGACGCGTTGA
- a CDS encoding winged helix-turn-helix transcriptional regulator, giving the protein MAAREYGQYCGVTRALELVGERWALLIVRDLLVGPRRYGELAAGLPRIPSNILAARLKELQEAGVIRRAPRSRVIVYELTPYGHELEPVVLALGTWGFKAMGDPRDEQVVTPDSMTMALRTAFRPDVAAGLPSTVYGARVGPAELLVRVDGPTLDVGRGDGPADLAFAAGPAIRHVISGQLAPSRAIETGVVQVLHGRAELLDRFASTFHLAA; this is encoded by the coding sequence GTGGCCGCACGGGAGTACGGGCAGTACTGCGGGGTCACGCGCGCCCTCGAGCTCGTCGGGGAGCGGTGGGCCCTGCTCATCGTCCGCGACCTGCTCGTCGGGCCGCGCCGCTACGGCGAGCTCGCCGCGGGCCTGCCGCGCATCCCGAGCAACATCCTGGCGGCGCGGCTCAAGGAGCTCCAGGAGGCCGGCGTCATCCGCCGCGCCCCCCGCTCGCGCGTCATCGTCTACGAGCTCACGCCGTACGGGCACGAGCTCGAGCCCGTGGTCCTCGCGCTCGGGACCTGGGGGTTCAAGGCGATGGGCGACCCGCGCGACGAGCAGGTCGTGACGCCCGACTCGATGACGATGGCGCTGCGCACCGCCTTCCGGCCCGACGTCGCCGCCGGCCTGCCGTCGACCGTCTACGGGGCACGCGTCGGCCCGGCCGAGCTGCTCGTCCGCGTCGACGGCCCCACGCTCGACGTGGGGCGTGGCGACGGGCCGGCCGACCTCGCGTTCGCGGCCGGCCCCGCGATCCGGCACGTCATCTCCGGGCAGCTCGCGCCGTCCCGCGCGATCGAGACCGGCGTCGTGCAGGTCCTGCACGGGCGCGCGGAGCTGCTCGACCGGTTCGCGAGCACGTTCCACCTGGCCGCCTGA
- a CDS encoding S1C family serine protease, whose amino-acid sequence MDDEDVLDAYSRTVSGVAERVLPSVASLTVTTATGTGAGSASVITHDRHLLTSAHVVAGARRVEAAFLDGTTVDADVVGRDPLSDLAVLRAHDDLPDPVPMGDAARLRVGQLVIALGNPLGLAGSVTAGIVSALGRSLPTTSGRVVDEVVQTDAALNPGNSGGVLADGTGRMVGVNTALAGIGVGLAVPVNDTTRRIVDALMTRGRVRRAWLGIAGTQVRLSPELAARMGSRTGLQVVEVSPGSPAAEAGLHRGDVVVELDGNRVVTATAVQRLMVEDAIDRRIEVTVWRNGALVDVLAYPRELVTP is encoded by the coding sequence ATGGACGACGAGGACGTGCTGGACGCCTACTCGCGCACCGTCTCGGGGGTCGCCGAGCGCGTGCTGCCGAGCGTCGCGAGCCTCACGGTGACGACCGCGACCGGCACCGGCGCGGGATCGGCGAGCGTCATCACGCACGACCGGCACCTGCTGACCAGCGCGCACGTCGTCGCGGGCGCGCGTCGCGTCGAGGCCGCGTTCCTCGACGGGACGACCGTCGACGCGGACGTCGTGGGGCGCGACCCGCTGTCCGACCTCGCGGTCCTGCGCGCCCACGACGACCTGCCCGATCCCGTGCCGATGGGCGACGCCGCACGTCTGCGCGTCGGGCAGCTCGTCATCGCGCTCGGCAACCCCCTCGGCCTCGCGGGCAGCGTGACCGCCGGGATCGTCTCGGCGCTCGGGCGGTCCCTGCCCACGACGTCCGGGCGCGTCGTCGACGAGGTCGTGCAGACCGACGCGGCGCTCAACCCCGGCAACAGCGGCGGCGTGCTCGCCGACGGCACGGGGCGGATGGTCGGGGTGAACACGGCGCTCGCGGGCATCGGGGTCGGGCTCGCGGTGCCCGTCAACGACACGACCCGGCGGATCGTCGACGCGCTCATGACGCGCGGCCGGGTGCGGCGCGCGTGGCTCGGCATCGCCGGCACGCAGGTCCGTCTGTCGCCCGAGCTCGCGGCGCGCATGGGTTCCCGCACGGGGCTCCAGGTCGTCGAGGTGTCGCCCGGCAGCCCCGCCGCCGAGGCCGGCCTGCACCGCGGGGACGTGGTCGTCGAGCTCGACGGCAACCGCGTGGTGACCGCGACGGCCGTGCAGCGGCTCATGGTCGAGGACGCGATCGACCGGCGCATCGAGGTGACGGTGTGGCGCAACGGCGCCCTCGTCGACGTCCTCGCCTACCCGCGGGAGCTCGTCACGCCCTGA
- a CDS encoding helix-turn-helix transcriptional regulator translates to MRADRLVATLLLLQTRGRTTAAEVAAATEVSLATARRDLEALSAAGIPVYPQAGRGGGWQLVGGARTDLTGLTAPEARALFALLGPASSGRARPEARSALRKVLRALPQTFRAEAAAAADAVVVDPVGWGEQGRARPALADALEPAVVRRRQVRLRYAGRTREPSERLVDPWGLADKDGTWYLLAGTDAGPRTFRLDRVVHAEVTELPAARPDDLDVERMWERTVEEVERRRSTLRATVLIAPHLLPILQARMGRHCEPAGTHPDGRARAHVTAPRALDVARHLAGWGADVEVVEPASVRVELARIGAELVAANAG, encoded by the coding sequence GTGCGCGCAGACCGGCTCGTCGCCACCCTCCTGCTGCTCCAGACCCGCGGCCGGACGACCGCCGCGGAGGTCGCGGCCGCGACCGAGGTGTCGCTCGCCACGGCCCGACGGGACCTCGAGGCGCTGTCCGCCGCGGGCATCCCGGTCTACCCGCAGGCAGGCCGCGGGGGCGGGTGGCAGCTCGTCGGCGGCGCCCGCACCGACCTCACCGGGCTCACCGCGCCGGAGGCGCGCGCCCTGTTCGCGCTGCTCGGGCCCGCGTCCTCCGGCCGCGCGCGGCCCGAGGCCCGCTCGGCCCTCCGCAAGGTGCTGCGCGCGCTGCCGCAGACGTTCCGCGCCGAGGCCGCCGCCGCGGCGGACGCCGTCGTCGTCGACCCCGTCGGGTGGGGCGAGCAGGGGCGCGCGCGCCCGGCGCTCGCCGACGCGCTCGAGCCCGCGGTCGTGCGGCGCCGGCAGGTCCGGCTCCGGTACGCGGGCCGCACGCGTGAACCGTCCGAGCGGCTCGTCGACCCGTGGGGCCTGGCGGACAAGGACGGCACCTGGTATCTCCTCGCGGGCACCGACGCCGGGCCGCGGACGTTCCGGCTCGACCGCGTCGTGCACGCCGAGGTCACCGAGCTGCCGGCGGCCCGACCCGACGACCTCGACGTCGAGCGGATGTGGGAACGGACCGTCGAGGAGGTCGAGCGGCGGCGCTCGACGCTGCGGGCGACGGTCCTGATCGCCCCGCACCTGCTGCCGATCCTCCAGGCCCGCATGGGGCGGCACTGCGAGCCGGCCGGCACCCACCCCGACGGACGAGCACGCGCCCACGTGACCGCGCCGCGCGCGCTCGACGTCGCGCGGCACCTCGCGGGCTGGGGCGCCGACGTCGAGGTGGTCGAGCCCGCGTCCGTCCGGGTCGAGCTCGCCCGCATCGGCGCCGAGCTGGTCGCCGCGAACGCCGGCTGA
- a CDS encoding ArsR/SmtB family transcription factor encodes MSTADRAADAPAGGHRTASAATRPAAVRPATTVRTRAGGSALRPHLDAVLAALADPVRRRLLERLAAGECAAGDLVALARAEFGISQPATSQHLRVLRDAGVVTVRADGSRRLYAPDPAALAVVGDWLRAFQDPFAQPLDALATELARGRRSRAASAPAAGGDAAHPAAAEAGDGERHATGA; translated from the coding sequence TTGAGCACCGCGGATCGTGCCGCGGACGCGCCGGCCGGCGGTCACCGCACCGCGTCCGCCGCCACGCGGCCCGCCGCCGTGCGCCCCGCCACGACCGTCCGCACCCGGGCCGGTGGGTCGGCCCTCCGGCCGCACCTCGACGCCGTGCTCGCGGCACTCGCGGACCCGGTGCGCCGCCGCCTGCTGGAGCGCCTCGCGGCCGGGGAGTGCGCCGCGGGCGACCTCGTCGCGCTCGCGCGCGCGGAGTTCGGCATCTCGCAGCCCGCGACGTCGCAGCACCTGCGCGTCCTGCGCGACGCGGGCGTCGTGACGGTGCGCGCCGACGGGAGCCGCCGCCTGTACGCGCCCGACCCGGCGGCGCTCGCGGTGGTGGGCGACTGGCTCCGCGCCTTCCAGGACCCGTTCGCCCAGCCGCTCGACGCGCTCGCCACCGAGCTCGCACGCGGCCGTCGCTCCCGCGCCGCGTCCGCCCCGGCGGCGGGTGGCGACGCGGCGCACCCGGCCGCCGCCGAGGCGGGGGACGGGGAGCGCCACGCCACCGGGGCCTGA
- a CDS encoding VOC family protein — protein MTAMFVNLPVTDLDRAKAFYAALGFTINPMFTDHNAACVVVEEDHSAFMLLTREYFQTFTDLPLGDPAVSPSVSTAVFLDSRDAVDATAAAALVAGGAEPRPATDYGFMYQRGITDPDGNVLEFGWMDPAAAEQGPEAFASQQA, from the coding sequence ATGACCGCGATGTTCGTCAACCTGCCGGTGACCGACCTGGACCGCGCGAAGGCCTTCTACGCGGCCCTCGGCTTCACCATCAACCCGATGTTCACCGACCACAACGCCGCCTGCGTCGTGGTCGAGGAGGACCACAGCGCGTTCATGCTGCTCACCCGCGAGTACTTCCAGACGTTCACGGACCTGCCGCTCGGCGACCCGGCCGTGAGCCCGTCGGTCTCGACCGCGGTCTTCCTCGACAGCCGGGACGCCGTCGACGCCACGGCCGCCGCGGCTCTCGTCGCGGGCGGCGCCGAGCCGCGGCCCGCCACCGACTACGGGTTCATGTACCAGCGCGGCATCACCGACCCCGACGGGAACGTGCTCGAGTTCGGCTGGATGGACCCCGCTGCGGCCGAGCAGGGCCCCGAGGCGTTCGCGAGCCAGCAGGCCTGA
- a CDS encoding AraC family transcriptional regulator, protein MIAWLNRLVDLVEDHLTDDLDVDRLASTLGTTEHHLRRMFSSLAGMPLSDYVRRRRMTVAAADVVSGSGDLLDIAVRHGYGSAEAFGRAFQAVHGVTPGRARRDGGPFRTQPRLRFRLTVEGALPMDVRLVTRPAFRLVGHAARVPLVHEGVNPAIREHVAALPPTEHHRLKALGDAEPHGLLAVSTDLDPDRRESTELTYLHGVAVTDGVDVPADLDVVPVDAGSWAVFRATGPYPATLQSVWAATATDWFPSNPWRLRPGPEVVAVLDRADDFSTATVELWLPVEPA, encoded by the coding sequence GTGATCGCCTGGCTCAACCGGCTCGTCGACCTCGTCGAGGACCACCTCACCGACGACCTCGACGTCGACCGGCTCGCATCGACGCTCGGCACCACCGAGCACCACCTGCGACGCATGTTCTCGTCGCTCGCCGGCATGCCGCTGTCCGACTACGTGCGCCGCCGGCGGATGACGGTGGCGGCGGCCGACGTCGTCTCCGGCTCCGGCGACCTGCTCGACATCGCCGTGCGGCACGGCTACGGGTCGGCCGAGGCGTTCGGACGGGCGTTCCAGGCCGTCCACGGCGTCACCCCGGGACGAGCCCGGCGCGACGGTGGCCCCTTCCGCACCCAACCCCGCCTCAGGTTCCGCCTGACAGTCGAAGGAGCGCTGCCCATGGACGTCCGCCTCGTCACCCGCCCCGCCTTCCGCCTCGTGGGGCACGCCGCACGCGTGCCGCTCGTGCACGAGGGCGTCAACCCCGCGATCCGGGAGCACGTCGCCGCGCTGCCGCCCACCGAGCACCACCGTCTCAAGGCGCTCGGTGACGCCGAGCCGCACGGACTGCTCGCCGTGAGCACCGACCTCGACCCCGATCGCCGGGAGAGCACCGAGCTCACCTACCTGCACGGCGTCGCCGTCACCGACGGCGTCGACGTCCCCGCCGACCTGGACGTCGTGCCCGTCGACGCCGGGTCGTGGGCCGTCTTCCGCGCCACCGGCCCGTACCCCGCGACCCTGCAGTCGGTGTGGGCGGCCACCGCGACCGACTGGTTCCCGTCCAACCCCTGGCGCCTGCGTCCAGGGCCGGAGGTGGTCGCGGTGCTCGACCGCGCCGACGACTTCAGCACCGCCACCGTCGAGCTCTGGCTTCCGGTCGAGCCTGCCTGA
- a CDS encoding flagellar brake protein, with product MHDLARCALSAGDRVIEGFVVECDDGTMTVGTELGASGTLQPGTDVKILVLDDVRGEVRYSGWVTEVGLTRLHVTDLELTSMLQKRKVARVRIAQICTGTVVSGDAEPEPVTFVVVDVGAHGMRISTAATLREHDRIDFRFPAGDRVVPLVAEVLRRQRTSSGATQYGCRFVELGERESDDLFRFVLRTQLEQRRSRLHS from the coding sequence ATGCACGACCTCGCACGCTGCGCCCTCTCGGCCGGTGACCGCGTGATCGAGGGCTTCGTCGTGGAGTGCGACGACGGCACCATGACGGTCGGCACCGAGCTCGGCGCGAGCGGGACGCTGCAGCCGGGCACGGACGTCAAGATCCTCGTGCTGGACGACGTGCGCGGCGAGGTCCGGTACAGCGGCTGGGTCACCGAGGTCGGCCTGACGCGCCTGCACGTCACGGACCTGGAGCTCACGTCGATGCTGCAGAAGCGCAAGGTCGCGCGCGTCCGCATCGCGCAGATCTGCACGGGCACGGTGGTGTCGGGCGACGCGGAGCCGGAACCGGTCACGTTCGTCGTCGTCGACGTCGGTGCGCACGGCATGCGCATCTCGACCGCCGCGACCCTGCGCGAGCACGACCGGATCGACTTCCGCTTCCCCGCCGGCGACCGCGTCGTCCCGCTCGTGGCCGAGGTGCTGCGGCGGCAGCGCACCAGCTCGGGGGCGACGCAGTACGGGTGCCGGTTCGTCGAGCTGGGCGAGCGCGAGTCCGACGACCTGTTCCGCTTCGTGCTGCGGACCCAGCTCGAGCAGCGCCGCAGCCGGCTGCACTCCTGA
- a CDS encoding pectate lyase, with the protein MLASALALVLGGTLGLGSALTATAASVDTGAYYVLVNRQSGKAMEVADWSTADGGVVQQWSRNDGSWQQWRFVSVGDGWYKLQNRHSGKVLDLWGWSTADGGEFRQYADLNGANQHFKLGDSESGRIRLVNRHSGKAVTVTDRSTADGARITQLTDNNQYNQQWELAKVGSGGGTTTPPPSGSFPSWPSATGEKKVSSTISVSGTLDGGYVRYYGISSGDQGESQPPMFQLSDGAVLKNVILGTGAGDGVHCTGTCTLENVWWEDVGEDAATLKGSSSSQVMTVNGGGAKSASDKVFQHNGPGRFVITNFQVSSFGKLYRSCGNCSKQYARTVVVDNVQVTAPGKSLVGINSNLGDKATITNVTIIGDSSKKIAICEEYKGVTSGEPTKIGSGPSAACGYSTSSITYR; encoded by the coding sequence GTGCTCGCCTCCGCCCTCGCACTCGTGCTGGGCGGCACGCTCGGGCTCGGGTCCGCGCTGACCGCGACAGCGGCCAGCGTCGACACGGGCGCGTACTACGTCCTGGTCAACCGCCAGAGCGGCAAGGCCATGGAGGTCGCCGACTGGTCGACCGCCGACGGCGGCGTCGTCCAGCAGTGGTCCCGCAACGACGGCAGCTGGCAGCAGTGGAGGTTCGTCTCCGTCGGGGACGGCTGGTACAAGCTGCAGAACCGCCACTCCGGCAAGGTCCTCGACCTGTGGGGCTGGAGCACCGCCGACGGCGGCGAGTTCCGCCAGTACGCCGACCTGAACGGGGCCAACCAGCACTTCAAGCTCGGCGACTCGGAGAGCGGCCGCATCCGGCTGGTCAACCGGCACAGCGGCAAGGCCGTGACCGTCACCGACCGCTCCACGGCGGACGGCGCGCGGATCACGCAGCTCACCGACAACAACCAGTACAACCAGCAGTGGGAGCTCGCGAAGGTCGGCTCGGGCGGCGGCACCACGACCCCGCCGCCCTCGGGCTCGTTCCCGTCCTGGCCGTCGGCCACGGGCGAGAAGAAGGTGTCGAGCACCATCAGCGTCTCCGGCACGCTCGACGGCGGCTACGTCCGCTACTACGGGATCTCCTCGGGCGACCAGGGCGAGTCGCAGCCGCCGATGTTCCAGCTCTCCGACGGCGCCGTGCTGAAGAACGTCATCCTCGGGACCGGCGCGGGTGACGGCGTGCACTGCACCGGCACCTGCACGCTCGAGAACGTCTGGTGGGAGGACGTCGGCGAGGACGCGGCGACCCTCAAGGGCTCGTCGTCGTCGCAGGTCATGACCGTCAACGGCGGCGGCGCGAAGAGCGCCTCCGACAAGGTGTTCCAGCACAACGGCCCGGGCAGGTTCGTCATCACGAACTTCCAGGTCTCGAGCTTCGGCAAGCTCTACCGCTCGTGCGGCAACTGCTCCAAGCAGTACGCCCGCACCGTCGTCGTCGACAACGTCCAGGTCACCGCACCCGGCAAGTCCCTCGTCGGGATCAACTCCAACCTCGGCGACAAGGCGACGATCACCAACGTGACGATCATCGGCGACTCCTCGAAGAAGATCGCGATCTGCGAGGAGTACAAGGGCGTGACGTCGGGCGAGCCGACCAAGATCGGCTCCGGCCCGTCGGCCGCCTGCGGCTACTCGACCTCGTCGATCACCTACAGGTGA